GCGATGTGGACCATGAGATTTTAGAGCTGGAGAAAACCGAGCGGACCAGGGAAGAGCAAAAAGTGATTGAAGAAGAGACGGAGCAGATCAAGTTCTGGGAGAATGAATTAAAAGCAGAAGAAGACTTTGAGAGAGATTTGCAAAATCAGTTCCATGGCCTGAAAGCAAAGATTGTGGACTGCAAGGCCAAACTGGAGGACTACAAAACAGAAATGCAAAAACTGGACTTCTGTGGAGCTCAAAAGGTTGACTCCAAAGAGGGCCGACACGCCGCAGACGGCAATCCGAGCAAGGTCTCAAATGGGCATCTACTTGAGACGGAACGCCAAGTAAACAGCGACAGGAAGTGGCCGCCCAGAAATATCAACCCTTCTCCTGCTTTATTTCCTCCCAATCAGATAAAGGAGCGCCGGCTCACTGGGCCAGCTGAGCTCAGGGAGTGGTGGGCATGCTGGTCTGCAGGCCAAAAGTCAAACTCTAACAAAAAGGTGACTGCGATACACCGCTCGGAGCTCACGATTTATTTGGGCGGTACAAAAGATTAAGGAAGAAGTCTGAGATTACGTTTTTTGGAATGGGCACCTCAAAGTTATAACTACAACCATATTGCGACTGCTATGGGTGCTTGGACTCATGGCCCTTTTCACTTAATTCCCACCAAAATGTTATTATTTTAGCATGTGCTTGTTTTTCAAATCCGTAGGCACCTCATGCGCAgatttcttttcaattttttaaaatagattCATTTTTCCTGCCTGTGATTTTTTCCGCAATTTCACTTTACTTGGCGTGGGAAATTGAATGTTCATCACCAGTTTCGAATACTTTTTTTTGGGCTTGTATAaaaaggggggagaaaaaaacagaatttaaattcaatacatttttaaatatcaATACAAGTATGCATCATTTAttaaattgaaatgaatagtatttgataaagttGGACTGAGATATGCCCGGAGGAGGAAACGAACCAGTGCCTGATCTGTGCCAACCATTGCAACACCAAAGTCTTGTTAAAGTTGGTAAGATGTGAAGCAGAAACAATGTGTTGCCGTCACATTGAATGCTTGCTGCAGAATGGATCGTTAAAAGTATATAAATGAATTTCATTTAATCAAACTAGTAAAACTCATGGAACTTATGGATATGAATAAAGTACGGTTAGAGACTACTACAAAGCACTTGGtcaatgaggaaaaataaagaATCAGAATAACATAGGTGTGAatgtggaatgtttttttttttttttttaaattgttgagCCCAAGCAGATGCTGTGCAATTAcattgatgggggggggggggaggaaagaaCCCACACAACTTGATTTTCATAAAACTTTAATTTGCTTATTCGTTCAAGACCATTGACAAAGGTACATAGGGACCTCTGAACGTGGTTCAACTGAAAGCCAGTGATCTTTGCAGACTGACTGATCCTGTttcgatttttcttttttttttttttaatttagtttctAACTCCTTACTTTTTCCCCAATAAATCTGTTCTCATATATGAAGTCTGACGTTAactaaagggggggaaaaaaagagcacaCATTACATACAGTATTGTTTAACCAACAGGTTCGGGATGCATATCGTTATCTTTACTTAACAAGAAAGCCATTCAAAGATTGTTCTTTATATTGGTGGGTGGCTCGCTGGGAAATAAACAAGCTTTTTAAAGCTCCACCACCCCCTTCTTTCATTTTGCTTGTAGTTATTTTTAGGCACCTTGTTTTTCAAAGTAGACAGAGTttcaagagggaaaaaaaacaacatgtgcaaaacaaaacccaacctaaaaaataaaaaaaaaattgccgatATAAGTTGCCCCAAGGAATTCTGCACCTGGGAGAAATTGCTTTAGTGGAGCTAGTGAATaccaaaaaagtatttaaaggCTCCAGATTGGTAAAACTAAACAATCCCACCCACACAGTCCATGCTTTCAAAAAGCTCTCAAGTCAAGCATTTAAAAACTGCTCAAAAAAACGAGCAGAGAAAAATCCTCGGTTGAAGCTCGTACATGAGAAATATGATCCTCCTTATGGAGGGAACTTTGCTTTATGCAATTTGTAGGAAAGCATACAGTAGCAGAAATCTCACAATGAAACCATTTCAAGTGTCTTTGGGTAAAGAAGCAAACAATATAAGGAAACAAAATATGGAAAAGACACTCAAGACATTCAACCGCTCCAACTAAACAAGAGGACAAATTTACAGGTGCAGAATTCCAGACAAAGCTAATTGCAAAACAATTGGGGCTCGGATGGCCACACAGTCTTATTTAGAGGGACAAGGCCCTGTCCCTACTCACAGCTAGGATATAtcatcacacatgcacacgctcaGAGATCTCACGTGCACTCATCAAGAACGTCATACAATGTAGGCGGGGAGGggaaaggggaggagggggaaCTTGCCCAACATTTAGCCATGGCTCCATGAATTAGGTGGGCCAATTGCTGCACTGTGTGCATACGTATTGGGTTTTAAGCGGCTCGTGACGTATCAGGTTCACAGgtatcccccccctcccccaaaagcAAACCCCTCCCTGGTCTACCAGCACCAAACAGTATTGCTCAGTCAATGACACCAGGCTGGCGAGTCATGCGCTCCACATTGAAGCCCTGCATGGGAGACAGTTGAGTTTCAGGTTAATGGTCACAAACAAGATATATGTTTTATGTAGTAGTGATTTTGTCCTTAAAAGCTGGGTaccatgaaaatcaattatgcTTAATATGTTATATCAATTAGGCTTAATAATCTTTAATATGGAGGCCCTAGAAtgctaaaaagaaataaatacatgacCAGTACAAACACATGTTATCAAAACAGCCTTATGATTATGTATCTAAGCATTTAGGTATTCAAActgattttaatttatttcagcATGTATTTATGGCACTCCTGTGTGACACGTGAAATTGAAATGGATATCCTAATTTGGCAATTTTCTGCAGTAAAAAGTGATTTTcataacatttttcttttcgaATAAGTAATAAGTAAGGAGCAATATCAtgctaaataaacaaaaaacaccTAATTCCTCACCACAAAGACCCCCTAAGCGGTGTTTTCCTCCATTGATTTTGGAGCATTCCTATACCAGCCCTGCCTGATCCATGAAAACTACAGAGCCTCCTTTCCACAGCCCGCATCTACCCTTGCTCTACACGCATAAACAGCTCCACTGCCACCGCTAGGGAGGCAGCATCAAATATATTATGAAATGTTCCCACGAACCCTCAGCAATATAATATGGCCAAGTATTAGTCATTGCTGTTTGGTGTATTTAATGACTTTTATTCTATGTAACTTAGATTTGTCCTACGTTGTCATCGATCGTGCCTCGTGTCTACCGCCTAACATGTGACTACAGTAAAGACGGGCTTTTTGTGAACAGAGGGTGTCTTACTTGCGGGTGAACAAAATAGGCACCAAAATGACTCGCATTTCATTGGAAATTAGATCACCATTGCGCCAAAAGTGATCTATAAGCATGTGCCTATACTCAACAGTGAAAAGCTTAAAACAGCACGACACAACTCCTTTAAGGCCGCACTAAAGACAACATCACATactaacaaccaatcacggctctgGTTGCGAATGTCACATGAACCCAGTTGTGCTTTGATAACCAATCCGATTGAGGTACCTTTGAATTGTCGGGACCACGCGGCTGTCTAACGATGATGAGACGAGGGGCGCTGGCGTCGTCCAGAGTGATGCTCTTCAGTCTGTTGACCAGACGGTCCGGACGTGGTGTCGCCACAGGTTTTGGCCCCTCGCTGCAATAAGGTTGAAACAGAATGAAGGGTTAGCTTCATGCCTCTTCAGTACGGCCAGTGTTACACTTCGCTGATCAGCGGGATGATTTGGTTTACACAAGCCTCACAGTGGTCCTACCTGACTCGGCGCACGTTGCAGGCACTACATTTTCCAGTGCGTTGATTGAAGACTACCGAGAACTCCACTTCATCCCCGGTCTGGAGCTCCAAGTTATCCTGGACTTCTTTGACGTGGAAGAAAAGCTTCTTGCTCTCACCAACTTCGTATGTGATGAAACCAAACTAGGAAGAACACAACTTCGACTAAGACTAGTTTTTCTTCCAGCAAGAATCTTGACATATTGAGCTGGTGTGTGAACACAACCTGGTCCTTGACAAACTCCACCAAGGCTCTACGCGGAGGCACTACATTGCAGGCCATCTTCTGTCCAGTCTGGGATATTGTGCAAACCTGGAATTTCACCTGCTCTCCCTTTTGCAGACAGGTAACCTTGTTAGCCATACCCATAATCCCAAAGGGATAGGTCTGGCCTTTACCTCCCCCTGAAAGAACCAagtgtagattaaaaaaaacaaaaataatcttttatttaaaaaaataaaaacaaaaaacttttaaGGAATTGTGAGTTCTGCCCCACCTTCCTCTATGACTTCAATAAGCCCTTGATATTCTGTCTGAGAGGGGTCCACACTGCGTATTGGACGGATGACTTTCCCCACCAACACTGTCGTATCAACATCATCCCCAATGCCATTCACTGAAAACAATGGATTTAATCAGATTCATTGTGTACACTGTACAAGAACGCTAACAATTCTCCAAAGGCAAACTCTTACCGGCAGTCACTTTGGTGACCTTTTCAGCACTGACTTTATTCCCTTTCCCCTTAGAAAGAGTATACTCCACTGTGTCGCCCAACTCCAAATCATCCAAGTCCCCACACATTTCACTGAAGTTGAAAACaaacatacacaaaaaaaaacatgaaactgaaaacatttcaacatccaagtgagcatttaattgttttacctgtagtgaaagaAGATCTCCTGGTCATGATTTGCAGTCTCAATGAAGCCAAAGTTATCCTTGAGTGTGGCAATGAAGCCTAGCAGTCTCTTGCCACCACTGGCACTACGGTTCACCACCCTGATGGAAACTGCAGTCTGCTGGCCGCTTCTTTTCACTTCGTTGATAGAGAACTCTACCTAGAGGTTGAAAGTGACAATGCGTTACAGTTAGCACAACTAAAGGTACTACTCAAAGGGTTCTGTTGGCAAGCCATGGAGACtatttcaaacattttgtaGATTCTCTTTAAGGTCAAGATTCTAgaagaatgacaaaaaaaacgttTGTAAAGTTATTTGATCAGGTGAGATACCTTGTCCCCAACCTGTGGGCGATATCCTCCCTCCAAGTCTTTTGTATGGTATGCCACAGTAAGTTTCACTCCGCAATCTTCATACGCGATGATCCCGTCCTCAGGTTCCTACAGGGAGAGCAACAAAATTGAAGTCAATGCACTATTAAATTTCTCCCTCTTTGATAATGGAGGGGGTAAGTATATGACCATGTGTATCAAAATAGCAATTTACTTTTCTTTAGAAAAATATCAACGAAGCACATCAAACACACAAGTTATAAGTATGATAAATGGATCCTATGATTTAAGAGCTTGTTAAAAAATCTTGCGTGCATGTGAGAGTTAAATTCATAATGTACTTAGTCCAGACTGCCCCTATGTCAAGGCATTCTGAAAAAATGCAAGTAACGTTTTCATCTACTTGAGCATGTGCAACCAgtgcacattttatttatttattgaaatcTTTTTTACAGTTAAATTTATGCTCCACACTTTAGCGCCTATAGTAAAAATTAGTGGATGTAAATAATCATTTTGCAATGTGCATCCCTAGAGTTTCTATTTGCGCTCTAAAAATGTTTGGTTAGGTTTCACCGTGCTCCTCGCAAAAAAAGGTAGTCTGCTAAACATGATCATTTCGTCAGAATGGACTTTTGCTGCATGCAGTGGGCCTGAGGCCTACCTTGTCCTTTTTCTAACAAGAAGAGGGAGAGGAAGTGGTGAttgaaaaagaaaggaaaaaagtcAAAGAAAATGAACTGAGTTGCCCTTTTAAATGCAACATGGCTACATTGCCATTATCTGTTGCAATTAACAACAGTACCTTTTCTTTGCCCTTGCTGGGACTGGCATTTTTAGCAGTGGCTAACACAACTTCTTTCTGCACCACACCCATAAAGCGCTGCTCAGACTGTGTATGAAAGGACACCGTGCCCTTAGGCAGCTTCTTGATGCGTACGGCATGGTTCCTCTGAGCAGAGAGCATATCCTTGGCAAAGACAAGATCAGATCATGAGATTTGAGTTTTGTTTGTTAAATTCAGACATTGTAAAGTGCATGCAAAATCTAAAAACAGCGTCACTGGGGAAAATGCAACGTACAGGCACAACAGTAAACTCCACTTCATCAGAGATGTGCAGCTGGCTCTCTTCCAGAACTTCACTGAAGTGGAAGAACATCCGAGCATCACGATCCACACACTTGATAAACCCAAAACCGTCACGTATAGCAGCAATCACGCCCTGAAATAAGACTCAACGTTAGTCTGGATGGCGGTGTCTTCCACATGAACCCGCTAATTTGCATGAATTCAGTTAGGTCGTTCACCATTGCATCTCGCTCACCATTTCACGGGTCTCTTTAGTGACATCAAAGGAGTCTGGGAGTATATCGATGTTGGTGGCCCGCTCCAGCTTGTCTCTGCGGTCAGTGGAAATGTTGAATTGAACATGATCGCCCTCCAGAAGAGTCACCTTTGACTTGGTGTCCTTTTCACCAAATGGCATTTCTTTGTCACTGAATCCAATACGAGCACTGATACGACCTGGGAGAGGGTCATTCTGtgccagcagaaaaaaaaaaagagtgatcaATAAAAGGTGTGTTCTACTTGGGCAATCTGAATTTTCCAAACCGGCTACCCCGGCAACACATTTTGACTGGTGATCGACTTGCCTGGTTTTTGGTGGGAACCTTGGGGATGACCTTGCTGACTGTTCCTTCAAACTGTTCAATGCTGATATCCTCAAAGATGACTGTTCCTTGAGGGAGAAGTCTCACTTCTGTGGCAACCTCCTTACCCTTAGAACACAGGAACATATGGTTCAAGAGCTCAGTATGAAGTAATGCAGAATTGTTCAATTGTTCAAAGTTGTGTAAAAATCTGGGAGATGCCTACATTACGGTCTTTGATTGTGAACTCAACATCATCTCCCGCCTGCAGAGCCTCAAGATCACCCTTAAACTCGCTGTAGTGAAAAAAAATTTCCTTCACCACATCAGCCCTCTCGATAAACCCAAAGGCCTCCTACAAAGACAATGGATGGTTAAATATGACAAAATTGTACATCTAATATTTGCATAATTGCAAAAACTCTCATTCACAGTAGGTATTCATTGCACCAAACCCCACGTGCATGAGACAATCCATAATTCTGTTACGTCAGAACATGGTGAAATGCCGTATTTCCCAAACCAACGGTGGAAGAAGCCATTTTGGGTGAGTCCGTTTTTATGGAGGCGGATTACAGTAAAATCCTATCATTTTTCAAAACTAGGCACACAGTGTCATTCCAAAGTGCTTCTTGAttaatgacaattgtgaatcaATTATGTGACCTGCATTATCATTAATCTTTAGGTTGACAAATCATGATGTATTTTGGAAAGTGTTGGACTTGAGGAACCAAATTTTAAAATTGAGAAATCATGTCATGTATCCACTTGGTAAATATCTAAAAGCAGATAATTGCTCAAATAATTGCTAGGGCACAAATATAAAAACACCAGAGTCTAGGCTGAAACACCCTCAGATTATAACCCAACTATTCCAAGTCCAATGTTTAGTTTTTGAGTCACGAGCCCAGTCAAACAATGTTTTCAGTGATCATTCATTACCTTTGTAGCGCACACCACACCTTGGCAGCGCATTTGCTTTTTCGTCACGAGTTGGATATTACGAGCACTGACCGCACCAGAGCTGAAAAACAGAGGGTGTATACAAATCATACAATTTCATGGTACCAAGGAAACACTAATGACCAAGACAAAGCACCAGAACTCACTGCTTGTTGGTCTCCATATAAAAGCTAACTTTGTCGCCAGTGTCCAAGTGGGTATTGCCCTCCACATCGTCAGTAGTGTAGGTAAGGTAAAAAACTTCCTGTGGAAATCATAGCAGTGTCAAATTGTGAATGGGTGGACTGCTTATAACTGTGCACTTGAAACAACTTTAAAATCCTGACATTGCACATTTTCTGAGTCATGGTCATGTGTCCCAGATGCCGGACATCCCAATCATTGATTATCCAACACTACATAGTATACGACACTTCAAGACAACCCAAGATCGGCCACAACCGTAAATATTTTTCTACGACACGTCTGTCGGAACAAAATCCTGGCTACAACCATAAAGTCTGAGCTTGACCAAACAGAAATCTGACAGAACATGAAGGAAATAATATGCCTGTTGTATGTTACAATTAAGTGGTTTAGAGGGATAATCCAGGAATAAATTCTTGACACATTACCCCATTTCTTTCATAACAAACACTTCCAGTGGGCACCTGGCCAGGAGCAGACTTCCCATCTAAAGTTGCAGGAATTGAGGAGACAACCTATACAAAACAAGGGCGTTGGTTAACAATCATCTTTGCCAAACCTTTCTCAAATTAAGGTCAAAAcatgaacacacagacaaagtcacacacacacacacagacacacttaaGCACGATAAGTTGACTACCACCTATCATGATTGAGAACAAAAAAGGTGTGCACCACACACACTATCTAGCAGAACAGTTGGATTCAAATGCCTTGCTCAGGGGTACAGCTGTGATTGTGGGGGTGTGTCAGGAAGAGGCCATCCCATATTTCTACTCCAATTACATGCCCTTCAATCAGGGGGCACAATCAAAACTACTCCTGTTCAAATGTAGAAATATTTGGAGTTGGGATGGTAGTCCCATGAAAAGTATACAATATCCCTTATTTGACAAATATCCACATGTCTGCATATATCATGATCAAGCTCAGTTTCTCTTGATATTAAAGTTTTTTGTGAGTGATGGATTCCTTTTCAACCACACTGAGTTGCAAAAAGGAACCAAGCCACGCTCTGAGTGAAATCCACTATGTTTGAAAGACTCCCTAATTGACATACCCTACTCAAAGCAAACATTTACAATCAATTACAGACCACTTGAGCATGGCATCAGTCTTCCATGGAGGTCACACACCCCAAGAAAACACACTCAAGACAACATGAAGGCCAACAGTCTAATGTAACTTTTGGCTTAAAGTGATGTGAAATAAATAGTTATATACTGCTGTGTATGTATATACGGTATAGAGCTGTATGGAAACGCCTTCCTTTAAAATAGAGCtcagttgttattttttttatctccctgTTGTATTTTGCAGTGGTGGTGGTTATACTGAGGTCTTTCCAATATTTTGCCTATTTAAAATATTGGATTACTCAGAATGACAGCAGAATTCCTGCCACAGTTTATGTACTATGCAATATGCAAATAGCTGCAATGTGTCTGGTTGGTCtttgcgtgtttgtgttgtgtcttTTTGTACCCAATTGGCTGATCTTGTGCATACCTTCTGAAAAACTCTGAAATTAAACATGACTTGAGCAGTTTAAAATGACAGACAAGGACAGAACCAAATATAAAACGGTGTTCCTTAACTGGATGAATATAACCATGCAGCACAGTAAAGGGATAGGCGTGCAGGTCTGGCCCCACCTGGCCTGAAATGCGCTCCTCTGGCAGCACCTCTGGCTTAATCTTAAGCAGCTTCACTGCTATGGGCTTGCCAGTGCGCCTGTCAGAGGAAACCTCAAACTCAACATCATCTGCGGAGAGAACAAAcagcagagggggggggggggggggggggggttaaataaCTATTTACTGTGGGCGGAAATTAGAAACAGAGGTTTCAGTCGGTCCAATATTCCTCACCTCCTATTTTGAGGTCCTCCAAGTTGCCACAGTACTGAGAACAGTGGAAAAAAAGACGAGCCTGACGTTCAGAACACTGGATGAAGCCATACGAAGTCAAAAGCTTCTCTATCACCCCCATCTCTCTAATGCCAGGACCTGTTCCATTGGCGTATGCAGTGTGTCCATTGTTATGGAGCATGCCTGGGTCAAAACTCATCTGGGGAGGAGGAAAGAATTTGAAGTTAAAACATTGCAGACACCGCTAAACAATAAACCTCAAAATTGTTTCCTATCAATCttggaaataaatatatacatttacaaaaacatgcatatgGCAAACTTCAAAAAGgtggaaaggggaaaaaaatgtcattaaaaagCTTCTATAACTGATACAGTTGAACTGTGTTCCAGGTCAATTCAAACCATTCGCAGCAAAAGAAGAACATGTTGCACAATGGTTGAAGTTGCATgcactgaaataaaaaaactatCATTCAATTAGGAGTTGTAAGTACAGTAATAACTGCAATTCAGTAAGTAAAACTTAGTCGTAAAACTGAGAAACTGTTCACCTCCCTCTACAGATGTGACATATAGGTCTGGATTGAAGCACAGAAGCCTTTTAATAAACCCAAACCTATTTAAACATTACTTTAACTGACATCCGTAATATAACCAGGTCAACCAAATTCATTTGGCCACTACAAATACACACAGCCTTTTTGTGTCCCAAGTGCAAGACACTGATAGACCGACTGGATTACTGGCTGGATAACTATCTTTCTCTCGAATGTCTCCATCTTTCTCCTTTTCTACTCTCGGACCCAGACGTGGACTAAGCCAGGCCCGGTGCCCACATCTGACCCCGCATTTCCTAATTATAGCAATACATATCATACCTACACACATGGCAATCTTTAGAAAATAAATGCAGAATAAGGTTAGGTTGGCGTGGCCCTCAGAAAGCATACCCTTCTCATGTGGCCCCTTTGCAAAATTAATTACCCTGCTCTAAATCAATCGGCTGTGGCCGTGGTTTCTTTCCAAGACgtactaatttttttttttgcctctgttGCCTAGTGCTTGCTCAGTTAGTCTTTTTATAAAACAAGCCTAACTAAAAGTGCAGTTTTGACCTGCTCCATGTCTTAAGTTCCCGAGGAAACCTCTGttttgataaaaaatatatataattggataaattagaaaaaataaaattagttGTTTTAACAATCAGTAATTGCAgttaaatgtgaaaatgaacAGTAAAAACTGCTGGAATAATAAAGAATGCTCTTTTTAATGTGACAGTTATTTGATGgccacaaaatatttttgactgAAAGACCATACACGGCCGCTTGCTATACCATCATGATGGTCAGAACCTTGCTTTCAAGACATTTTTGCCAACGTTGGGAACCTCTCTAGCTCAAGAACTCCTGACCTCGGTCGTGACTCAAGTTAAAACCGACAGAGCCACACACCTTGGTAGAACATGGCTTTACAACACCACACACAGTGCATGCTGTTAAACGTCACACGATGTTACAGAAATGTAAAATCCTCAGGGTCA
This region of Syngnathus typhle isolate RoL2023-S1 ecotype Sweden linkage group LG2, RoL_Styp_1.0, whole genome shotgun sequence genomic DNA includes:
- the csde1 gene encoding cold shock domain-containing protein E1 isoform X3 — translated: MGSPWKGFVEFTMPASPPTTFVSADLSTTSPVGLSLSPYGRSHRQGQAAMSEMERATSEPPVARSTGPSTSSTAPMSIPRSSSFSCRPHSGSRKHKRTPLYQRSMSFDPGMLHNNGHTAYANGTGPGIREMGVIEKLLTSYGFIQCSERQARLFFHCSQYCGNLEDLKIGDDVEFEVSSDRRTGKPIAVKLLKIKPEVLPEERISGQVGPDLHAYPFTVLHGYIHPEVFYLTYTTDDVEGNTHLDTGDKVSFYMETNKHSGAVSARNIQLVTKKQMRCQGVVCATKEAFGFIERADVVKEIFFHYSEFKGDLEALQAGDDVEFTIKDRNGKEVATEVRLLPQGTVIFEDISIEQFEGTVSKVIPKVPTKNQNDPLPGRISARIGFSDKEMPFGEKDTKSKVTLLEGDHVQFNISTDRRDKLERATNIDILPDSFDVTKETREMGVIAAIRDGFGFIKCVDRDARMFFHFSEVLEESQLHISDEVEFTVVPDMLSAQRNHAVRIKKLPKGTVSFHTQSEQRFMGVVQKEVVLATAKNASPSKGKEKEPEDGIIAYEDCGVKLTVAYHTKDLEGGYRPQVGDKVEFSINEVKRSGQQTAVSIRVVNRSASGGKRLLGFIATLKDNFGFIETANHDQEIFFHYSEMCGDLDDLELGDTVEYTLSKGKGNKVSAEKVTKVTAVNGIGDDVDTTVLVGKVIRPIRSVDPSQTEYQGLIEVIEEGGGKGQTYPFGIMGMANKVTCLQKGEQVKFQVCTISQTGQKMACNVVPPRRALVEFVKDQFGFITYEVGESKKLFFHVKEVQDNLELQTGDEVEFSVVFNQRTGKCSACNVRRVSEGPKPVATPRPDRLVNRLKSITLDDASAPRLIIVRQPRGPDNSKGFNVERMTRQPGVID
- the csde1 gene encoding cold shock domain-containing protein E1 isoform X2; this translates as MGSPWKGFVEFTMPASPPTTFVSADLSTTSPVGLSLSPYGRSHRQGQAAMSEMERATSEPPVARSTGPSTSSTAPMSIPRSSSFSCRPHSGSRKHKRTPLYQRSMSFDPGMLHNNGHTAYANGTGPGIREMGVIEKLLTSYGFIQCSERQARLFFHCSQYCGNLEDLKIGDDVEFEVSSDRRTGKPIAVKLLKIKPEVLPEERISGQVVSSIPATLDGKSAPGQVPTGSVCYERNGEVFYLTYTTDDVEGNTHLDTGDKVSFYMETNKHSGAVSARNIQLVTKKQMRCQGVVCATKEAFGFIERADVVKEIFFHYSEFKGDLEALQAGDDVEFTIKDRNGKEVATEVRLLPQGTVIFEDISIEQFEGTVSKVIPKVPTKNQNDPLPGRISARIGFSDKEMPFGEKDTKSKVTLLEGDHVQFNISTDRRDKLERATNIDILPDSFDVTKETREMGVIAAIRDGFGFIKCVDRDARMFFHFSEVLEESQLHISDEVEFTVVPDMLSAQRNHAVRIKKLPKGTVSFHTQSEQRFMGVVQKEVVLATAKNASPSKGKEKEPEDGIIAYEDCGVKLTVAYHTKDLEGGYRPQVGDKVEFSINEVKRSGQQTAVSIRVVNRSASGGKRLLGFIATLKDNFGFIETANHDQEIFFHYSEMCGDLDDLELGDTVEYTLSKGKGNKVSAEKVTKVTAVNGIGDDVDTTVLVGKVIRPIRSVDPSQTEYQGLIEVIEEGGGKGQTYPFGIMGMANKVTCLQKGEQVKFQVCTISQTGQKMACNVVPPRRALVEFVKDQFGFITYEVGESKKLFFHVKEVQDNLELQTGDEVEFSVVFNQRTGKCSACNVRRVSEGPKPVATPRPDRLVNRLKSITLDDASAPRLIIVRQPRGPDNSKGFNVERMTRQPGVID